The Pseudomonas sp. HOU2 DNA window CCGGAATTCACCAGGTTTACCAAATCCATAATCGACTCGGTTTTTCAGGTCGATGTACAACGCCAGACACCTCGGTCGGCCCCCTCTCCCTCCGGGAGAGGGCTGGGGTGAGGGTCGGCTTTTAATCACTCCGTCGGCACCAACCTATCCAACACCCGATTGACCGCCATCTCCGCCACCATCACCACCTGAGCAATGCCCTGCAGTGTCTTGCGGTGCGTGCCTTGCACCAGCGCCGCATGGTTGTTGAGCATGACCGTGGCCGAGCCGAGGGATTCGCTGGCGTCGGCCAGCAGGGATTCGCTGTCGGCTTCAGGATTGACCATATAGAGCGTATTGGGGGTGTAGGGCGTGGCCATGAGGTCGGGTTTTGGCGGGCCGAGGTAATGGTCGAGCGCGCGTTCGGCGGCTTCGTGGAATTTCTTTGATTCGGGGGCTTCGTAGGGGGAGGCCGGGTCAGTGGCCGGCGGGTTTGGCGTTACTTTGAACATGGACGACTTTCCTCTGTTGAGGCTGCGACCATCCCGCTGCTAAACGATAGGGAGGCAGCTGCGCGCAAGTTAGCAGACCGGTAGTCATCCAATACCGGCGCACCCGAAGGTGCCATGCGCACAGCCACCATCAAGCGCAGGCGAATACCTGACTGGATGAGACTCGTACGACCGGACAACTAGACGGGCTGCTAAACCCGATCACTGGGAATCAGTGACGGGATCAAGTTACGCAGCCTGCCGGGGGCGCACAAGCCGGCGGATTCTGGTGCATGCGTAGGCAGCGGCGCAAGGATTTGTAGGCTGTTGAGGCGTAACACTGGGTGTCTTTAAACAGCTGTGCAGGAAGGTGTTTATTGCACTGCAGGAATTGAGGATTTGCCTGTGAGAATTTGCTGATTCAATTGGCCCTATCGCTGGCAAGCCAGCTCCCACAGGGTTTTGGGTGATTCACAAAATCCGAATACGACGCGGACACTGTGGGAGCTGGCTTGCCAGCGATGAGGCCAGTCAAAGCACCACAAAGGCAGGATCAGTGAGCCAGCCCAGCCTCCACCAACAACTGCTCCAACCCCAACAAATCCGGGACTTTCGCCACCTGCTCCCCGACCTGCACCGCTGCCTGTTCCAGCGCACACAACGGCACATCGACATAACTCAACTGACTGTCGAGCTTGTACGAACGCGGAATCCCCTGCACCAGCAGCGCAATGAATTTCAGCTGCGGCAAACCACCAAGGGCATTGAGGATGACGATCCGCGCGCGTTCGCCGATGACGATTTTCTGCCCACAGGCGGACTCGAAACTCAGCAGCGGAATCTGTCGCTCACGCCAGCTCACCCGCCCCAGGTACCACGGCGGTGTGTCCAGATCGAAGGCGCTGGCCTGGTAGTCGATAAGCTCGGCCACGGCGACGTTGGGCAGGATCAGACTGCGGTCGGCCAGTGGCAGCAGCAGGCCGGTGAGTTGGCTGGTGCGCGCGTTGTGGCGGCGCTCATGCATGTTTCTTGCTCCAGTGGGCAATGCTTTCGAGCAGCACCGATTCCTGATACGGCTTGCCGAGGTAGTCGTTGACGCCGATGGCCATCGCGCGGTCGCGGTGTTTCTGCCCGGTGCGCGAGGTGATCATGATGATCGGCAGGTGTTGCAGGCGTTCATCGTTGCGCACTTGGGTAGCGACTTCGAAGCCGTCCATGCGCGGCATTTCGATGTCGAGCAGCATCAGGTCGGGCATGTGCTCTTCGAGCAGCAGCATGGCATCGACACCGTCCTTGGCAGTCAGCACGTTCATGCCGTGGCGTTCGAGCAAACGGCTGGTGACCTTGCGCACGGTGACCGAGTCATCGACCACCAGCACCAGCAGTGGTTTCTGCGGTTCGCTATCGATTTCCGCATGGGCCGGACGCTGCGCAACCCGCGCCTGCATCGCGCGGATCGGTGCGAGCAAGTCAAGAATCAGCACCACCCGGCCATCGCCAAGAATCGTCGCCCCGGACACGCCCTGCACCGCCGCGAACTGCGGACCGAGGCTCTTGACCACGATCTCGCGAGTGCCGGCCATCGCATCGACCTGCACCGCGATGTGCCGGTCATTGCACTGCACCAGCAGCACCGGCAACGGCAGGCTCTGGCCAAGCAATTTGGGGCGTGGCGCGGTTTTCAGCAGTTCGCCCAGATAGCACAACTCATAGCGCTGGCCGGCGTAGTGGTAGCTCGGCGGATCGTTGCGGTAGTGCCCTTCCAGATCATTCGGCAGCACGCGGACGATGCCTTCGATGGTGTTCAGCGGAATCGCGTATTGATCCTCGCCGCACTGCACCATCAGCGCGCGGTTGACCGACACGGTGAACGGCAGACGAATACGGAAATGCACGCCCTGCCCCGGCACCGAGTCGATGCTCATGGTGCCGCCGAGCTGACGGACTTCTTCGTGAACCACGTCCATGCCGACGCCGCGCCCGGAGATCTGGGTGATCTTTTCCGCCGTGGAAAACCCCGGCTGCAGGATGAATTGCAGCACGTCGCGGTCGCTGAGTTCGGCGTCCGGTGCGAGCAGACCACGCTTGATCGCCTTGCGCCGCACCGCTTCCAGCGGCACCCCGGCGCCATCGTCGCGAATATCGAAAACGATGTCGCCGCCCTCGCGGGTCAGGTCGAGGGTGATCGTGCCCTGCGCCGGTTTGCCCGCCGCCAGCCGCACTTCGGCTGACTCTAGACCATGGTCGACGGCGTTGCGCAGCATGTGCTCCAACGGCGCAACCATGCGCTCCAGCACATTGCGATCCATCTCGCCTTCGGCGTTGCCGATGATGAACGCGACGTCTTTGTTCAACTCTTCGGCGACCTGCCGCACAATGCGTTTCAGGCGTGGGAGCATCCGTTCGAACGGCACCATGCGCGTGCGCATCAGGCCTTCCTGCAACTCGGTGTTGATCCGCCCCTGTTGCTGCAACAGATTCTCGGCGTCGTGATTGCGGCGCTCGAGGGTTTCCTTGAGATCGAGCAAGTCGGAGGCGGATTCGAACAGTGCCCGCGACAGTTGCTGCAACTGCGAATGCCGGTCCATTTCCAGCGGGTCGAACTCTTCGTAACCGAGGCGTTCGGCATCGACTTGCTGACGGCTGAGGATCCGCCCCTGGGTTTCAGTGTCGAGCCGGCGCAACTGATCTCGCATGCGTTCGATGGTGGTTTCCATCTCGTTCAGCGCGGTTTGCGCATCGCTGACTTGCTGCTCGATACGTCCACGGAAAATCGAGGTTTCGCCGGCCAGATTGACCAAGTCATCGAGCAGTTCGGCGGAGACCTTGACCATGTCCGCGCCGGCATCAGCTGCGGGTGTTGCGGGCTCGGTTTTGGCCGGAAGCGGCAACGACGGCGGCGTGTCCGGGGTCGCCGGGTGGCTGAAATTCTGGATCGCATTGATCAGCCGATCCGCCGGCGGGCATGGCTGCCCGGCGCGCACGCCATCGAGCATCTGCGCCAACCGGTCATGCCCGCGCTGCACCAGCGCGAACAGTTCGGCGGACGGTTGCAGCACGCCGGTGGCGAGGCTTTCGTAAAGGTATTCGAGCTCATGGGCGAGGTCGCCGATCGGGCCGATCTCGACCATCCGCGCGCCGCCCTTGAGGGTGTGCAGATCGCGCAGCAGGGTTTCCACTTCCTGGCGATTGCCCGGCTCGGCCTGCCAGCGCTGCAGCGCCGCGCCGGAGCTTTCGATGATGTCGAAACCTTCTTCGAGGAAGATTTCCAGCAGCTCCGGGTCATGTGCGGCGCTGTCGTGGTCGGCGGCCGGTTGCGCCGTTTCGACAGTGCCGGAGGCGCCCTGGCGGAACTGGCGGATTGTCTCGATCAGATCCTGCGCTGGGCGCAGTGGTTGATGCGCCTGCAACTGCTCCAGCAACAAGGCCAGGCGATCATGGCCCTTGTGCAGCAATCGGCCCAGCGCCTCACTGTAACTGTAGCGACGATCCACCAGCCCTTCGTAAAGTCCTTCCAGCTCATGGGCCAGGTCGCCGATGGCATCGACCTCGGCCATTCGCGCGCCGCCCTTGAGCGTGTGCAAATCGCGCTGCAAGGACGACAGCGGCGCAGCGTTGTCCGGGTCGCTCAACCAGCGCTGCAGGGCTTGCCCGGCACTGTCGAGAATGTCCACCGCTTCTTCGAGAAAGATCTCGACGATCTCGTCGTCCGGCGCCGTCTCGGCATTGGCGTGGGACAGTTCGGTGGTGGCGGCGCCCAGCTCATGGATGCTCAAGGTGCGGCTGCCGTCGCTGCGGATCAGCCCCATCGCCGTCGGGTCGAGGCTTTCATCGAGCAGTTCGTGCAAGGCGCGGATGCGCTGCGGCTGCGGGGTGATTTCCTGGCCGGCAGCCAGTTCGTCGAGCATGTTGATCAGCGCTTCGTGGGCGTTCTGCGCTTCGTGGAAAAACCGGTCGCTGACCGCCAGGCTGCTTTCTTCGACGGCGCCATACAGGTCGAGCAAGGCTTCGCACAGCACATCCACCGGCAGCAGATCGGCGAGGTGTGCGCCTTCGCCCAGAGTAGTGAGTTCGTCCAGCAGCGCGCTGAGTTCCTGGCGCTCGCCGGGGTGTTGCTGCCAGCGTTGCAACAGGCTTTCGGCGTCGAGCAGGATGTCCATGCCCTGGGCGAGGAAGTTGTTGATCAGTTGCGGATCGCGCTTGATCCGCAGGCCGGTGCTCGGCGCGCTGAGGATCGCCTCCAGACGTTCGGCCAGCAGCGTTTCGGTGCGTTTGATCAGCGACTGCGCACCGACAATCGGCGCCAGCGGATCGTGCTTGAGCTGGCGCAAACCAACGCGGAACAGGCCTTCGGCTTCGAGGAGCAATTCCACTTCATCGAGATCCAGCGGCAACTGATGCGCCTTGAACTCGCGCGCCAGTTTATCCAGCGGCGCCGCCAGTTCGGCAATCGGCAACACGCCGGCCATCGACGCACTGCCCTTGAGCGTGTGCAAGGCGCGCTGCAATTCGTCGCTGGCCGGCAGCGGCACATGCTCGGCGGCCTGATCGAGGAAGCGGTTGAGGCTGGCGAGGTGGGTTTCGGCCTCGTTGCGGAAGATCTCCAGCAACAGCGGGTCGAGGGCTGCCACATCATCGACGTCTTCGGCCGCCAGCGGCTCGACACCTTTGGCCAGCGCGTGCGCGCGGGCCGCCAGTTGATCGACATCGCTGCGCTGACGCTGACGGTGCGTGGCGAATTCGCTGATCAGTTCCGGCAGCAGCAACACCGTGTCGGTGAGCAACTGCTGCACCTGCGCGCCGGGTTCGACGCTGTGTTCCAGCACGCGGTTGAGCAGGTTTTCCACGGCCCAGGCCAGCTCGCCAAGGATCAGCGCACGCACCATGCGCCCGCTGCCCTTCAAGGTGTGAAAAGCGCGGCGCAGTTCGGTCAGGGCGGCGCGGTCGTGGGTGTCAGCCGACCAGCGCGGCAGGTATTCGTGCAGGACTTCGAGGACTTCGTCGGTCTCTTCGAGGAACACTTCGCGCAGTTCATCGTCCACCGGTTCTTCATCGGCCGGCGGTGGCATCAGGCTGCCGGGGGTGATCAAGGCCGGCGGGTTGACCGCCGAGACCGGGCTGGCCAATACATCGGCCAGCGACTGCACGGTCTCGGGGTCATCCAGCGCTTGCAGGTCCTGCATCACCAGCGCTTCGCTGGGACTGAGCACATCGTCGAGCAGCGGTACGTGTGGCTCATGTGGAAAGAAACCGAGGCTGGCGAGGCTCTTTTGTGCGACATCCAGCAGTTGTTCATTCGGCGCTTGCGGGTCGTCGCTCAGGCGCTCGAGGTAATACTCGAGGCTGGTGATGACGTCGGCCAGATTATCCAGTTGCTGCCAGCCTGGCTGGTGCGGATCGAGCAGCAGGTGTTCGCGGATGAAGCTGTTGCAGGCCTCGACCAGACTCGCCGCCCGGCTCAGCGGAATCATCGCCAGCGCGCCGCGCACCTGAGTCAGCAGTTCCGGCAATGGTTGCAGTTGCTGGCGATCCCAGTCGGCGTCGATGTAATCGACGATCATGTCCTTGGCCTGTTGCAGGCAGATGCGTGCTTCCTTGATCACGATCTGATGGATCTGCGTCAGGTCGGTGGTCGGCAGGCGCGCGTCTTCGGGGCTTTCCGGCTCGACGGTGCCGACCATTCCGGCGAGGTTGGCTTCGACGTAGAGCAGCGCGCCGGCCACGTCCATCAGGGTCGCGTCATTCGGTTCGCGCTGGCCCTGAGCGAGGCTGAGCACCACCGCCAATTGATCGATGATGACTTTGCGCGGCTGGCCGAAACCGAGCACCGCGAGGGTGTCGGCGATCTGCCGCAACGGCGCCAGCAGGCTCTCCAGGTCGGAGGTGTGCTGACGGTCGCTACGGACGAACAGGTCGAGACGTTCCTTGACCCGCACCAGCTCTTCGCACAGCGCCGCCAGCACCGAGCGCATCGCATCGCGGTCGGGGCCGGCCAGACGCGCACGTTCTTCGTCGACCATCGCGCTGTCGGGCAACGCGTCGTCCAGGGAGTAGCGATCTTTCATGGTCAGCATCTGCCCGGTGGGATGTTCGGCTTTGGCAATATAGAACAGCAGGCTTTTCAGCAGCTCCGGCGGGGGCGGCTGATTGAGGCCGCGCAGGCCTTGTTCGAGCAGGCGCTTGAGTTCCTTGTCGGCGTCCTTGAACAGACTGCGCAACGCCGGACTGTTGGCAATCGCGCCTTCGCGCATGCCTTCGACCAGCGCGGAAGCGACCTGCCACAGCGGGCTCAACGGCGCATCGGCGCTGAGCGCTTCGAGGCGCTGGAAGACTTTCGCCAGGTATTCGAGGTGCGTCTGGTCATCCTGCTCGCGCAGCAAACCGACCAGCGCCATTTGCAGCATCTGGCGCAACTTGCGCAATACGTTGGGCAGGTCGGCCGGCTCCAGCGCGGCCAGGGCTTCTGCGCTCAACGGCGGCAAATCCGGCAGTGGCGGGCTGAACAGGCTGGTTTCCGAGAGCAGGCTGTCGCCGCGCGCACTGCGCAGGTCATTGATCAGCGGCAGCACCACCAGCGGCAGATCGCGGCGGGCACTCTGCACCCGATCGAGATAGATCGGCAATTGCCCGAAGGCTTGCAGCAGCAAGTGCAGGGCTTCGTCGCGATGGGCGATGTGCCCCTGCTGCAAGGCTTCGACCAGATGCTCCATTTCTTCGGCGAGCAACGCGGCGCCGTAGAACTCGACCATCTGCAAACTGCCGTGCACCTGATGGATATAGGCCAGACACTCATCCAGCCCCGGCGTGACCTGCGGGTCATCGAGCACGGTTTCAATCGCCTGATGCGCCAGCCTCAGCGTTTCGGCAATTTCACCCTTGACCCATTCGAGGGCCACGTAGTCGTGCCGGTCACCCATAACCACTCCACTCACGCCTTGTCCGTCGCGGACGCCGACGGCAAGGTGAAACCGGATACCGAACGACGCAGCTGACTGGCCATCTTCGCCAGATTGCCGATGCTCTCGGCGGTGGCGGTCGAGCCGGACGAGGTCTGCGTGGTGATCTGCTGGATCACGTTCATCGTCAGGGAAATCTGCCCGGCCGACGAGGTCTGCTGCTGCGCCGCGTTGGAAATGCTCTGGATCAACGCGGCAAGGGTTTTCGAAACGCCTTCGATTTCTTCCAGGGCCACCCCGGCATCCTGCGCCAGTCGCGCGCCGCGCACCACTTCGGTGGTGGTCTGCTCCATCGAAATCACCGCTTCGTTGGTGTCGGTCTGAATCGCCCGCACCAGGGTTTCGATCTGCCGGGTGGCGGCGGACGAACGTTCGGCCAGTCGCTGCACTTCATCGGCAACCACGGCAAAGCCACGCCCGGCGTCCCCGGCCATCGATGCCTGAATCGCCGCGTTGAGGGCGAGGATGTTGGTCTGGTCGGCAATGTCGTCGATCAGGCTGACGATGTCGCCGATTTCCTGGGACGACTCGCCCAGACGCTTGATGCGCTTGGCGGTGTCCTGAATCTGTTCGCGGATGTTGTCCATGCCGTGGATGGTGTTGTGCACCACCTCGTTGCCCTTGTTGGCGATCTCCACCGAACGCTCGGCCACCGCCGAGGATTCAGCGGCGTTGGCCGAGACCTGATCGATCGACTGGGCCATGTCGCTGATCGCCGTCGAGGCTTCGGAGATCTGCTGCGCCTGATGCTCCGAGGCCTGGGCCAGGTGCATGGCGGTGGCCTGGGTTTCCTGCACGGCGGCGGCCACCTGGCCGGCGGTGAGGTTGATGGTGGCGACCAGATCGCGCAGTTGATCGACCGAGTAGTTGATCGAATCGGCGATGGTCCCGGTGAAGTCTTCGGTCACCGAGGCGGTCACCGTCAGGTCGCCGTCGGCGAGGTCTTCGATTTCGTCGAGCAGGCGCATGATCGCGTTCTGGTTGCGCTCGTTCTTCTCGGCGGTCTCGCGCAACTGGCGGTTGGTTTCACGAACCATGACCATGCCGATCAGGATGATTGAGGCCAGCGCCAGCAAACCGAGGACGTAGCCGCCGATGGTGTCGGTGTTGCGCCCGCCGGCAAGGTTTTCGAAACCGCTGGCGAGGTGCGAGGCTTCGTCGAGCAGGGTCTGCGACAGGCTGAAGATGTTGCTCGCCGACTCACGAACCTTGAACAGCTCCGGCGATGTTTCGAGGATTTCATCCACGGAGCCGGAGACGAACTGGAACAGCTCGGAGATTTCACTCAAACGGGCGCGGGCATCACGGTCTTCGACCTGGCTGACTTTCAGCGCCGGGTTGCCCTGCAACATGCCGTTGAGCACCTGGCCGAAACGGGTGGCATCGCGGCCGAAAGCGTCGGCGGCCTGCTGTGAATTCTCGTCGCCAGCGAGCACGGTGTTGACCGCGCCGAGGATGCGTTCGGCCAGCAGCGATTGACGTTGGGCCATCGCCACTTGCGCTGCCGGGGCGCCGCGTTGCAGGAGGATCTCGACGACTTTTTCGTACTCGATCTGCAATTGCGGCACAGTTTCGGCCAGTGTCGCGGCGACCTGATGCAGCGAGAGCACGGTCTGTTCGCTGGAGAGAATCGCGTCGGTGTTTTTCAGCAGGCGTTCCCAGTCCAGCTGCACCGCGCGCATTTCCGGGCGCACGGTGGCCGGCGCGGGTGGCAGGCCGGTGGCCGGGTCGCCCTTCTTCAGGTAACCCCAGCGCTGGGCAAAATCGTTGCGCGCATCGCTCAGCAGCTTAAACGCAGCGGCCTTCCCGGCAGCCGCCTCGGTGGCGTTCTTGGCGATGCGTTGCGACAGCACGCGCAGCTCACCGGCGTGGCCGATGTACTGCTTGTCGTAGTTGGCCTGGGTGTTGAGGTAGGCGAAGTTGGCGAACAGCAGCATGATGAACACGATCAGTGCGATGAACAGCACGATGATCTGCGAGCGACTGCGCGACCCTTCTGCCGACTTGCCTGTTTTTGCCTTTGTCATCGGTCCTCGCCTATTCCCGCGCCATTTAAAGCTCACCGAAAACCCTGTGGGAGCGGGCTTGCCCGCGAAGAGGCCAGCACATCCGACATCTATGGCGACTGATCTGACGCCATCGCGGGCAAGCCCGCTCCCACAGGTTTGGGTGGTGTTTCGACTAAATCGCGACGCTCATGAACACCGGCGATCTGGCCAGTGCAAACAGGCTGAACACCCGCCAGTTCTGCTCGCGCCGGAAATAGCCTTTGACGAACTCGGCCTTGGAGCCCTGGCGCTTGCTGATCGAGATCGGCTCGAAGCTGTCCTGCTCGAAGTGCTGTAAACCGAACACCTCATCCACCAGCAACCCGGCGAACACATCGTTGTGCTCCACCACCAATACCCTGCGCTGTTTGCGCAACGGCGACAGCTCGTGGCCGAAAAATCCGCACAGATCCATGATCGGCAGCAAGCGCCCACGCAGATTAGCCACCCCTTTGACCCACGGCTTGACCCCGGGCAACTGAGTGCAACGCGGTTCGTGCAGCACTTCGCTGACTTCGCCCATCGGCGTCACGTACCAATGCTCGCCCAAGCGAAAGCCGATGCCGCTCCAGCGGTCCTGACGGCCGGGTTGCGACGGCAGGTCCGCCGCCAGCAGGCGGCAGCGCTGGTCGATCTGCCACAGCAGTTCGAACGCGGTCAGCGATTCGTTCATGGCGACGCGATCAGCCTTTGAGCACGTTGTTCAGAGTCTTGATCAGCATGTCTTCTTCGACCGGTTTGGTCAGGTAATCCTTGGCGCCCTGACGGGTGCCCCAAACCTTGTCGGTTTCCTGATCCTTGGTGGTGATGATGATCACCGGGATGTGGCTGGTCTCGGCATCCTTGGTCAACTGCCGGGTAGCCTGAAAGCCGTTGAGGCCGGGCATGACGATGTCCATCAACACCGCGTCGGGCTTTTCCTGGCGGGCCAGGGCCACGCCGTCGGCGCCGTTTTCGGCCTTGAGCACTTCATGGCCGTGCTTTTCCAGCATGCCGGTGAGTTTGTACATTTCAGTCGGCGAATCATCGACGATCAGGATACGTGCCATGGTCTTCCCCATTTTTCTTGTCGACATCCGGCCCGCTGGCCGAGCGTCACTGTACGTGTCTTACTGCGGCAAAACGGCGGCGAAGCCCGGAACGTGGGCCTGAATCGCGTCAAGCAGCTCTTCCTTGCTGAAAGGCTTGGTCAAAAATTGATCAGAACCGACAATCCGCCCCTTGGCCTTGTCGAACAGCCCGTCACGCGACGACAGCATGATCACCGGCGTGGCCTTGAACGCACTGTTGTTCTTGATTAAAGCGCAGGTCTGATAACCATCCAGACGCGGCATCATGATGTCGACAAAAATGATCCCGGGGTGGTGGTCGGCGATCTTCGCCAGGGCGTCGAAACCGTCGATGGCCGTGATGACTTCGCAGCCCACATTCTTCAACAGCGTTTCGGCGGTGCGACGAATCGTTTTCGAGTCGTCGATGACCATGACCTTCAAGGCGCTGGACTGCTGTTCCATAAGGGGGCTCTACCGTCGCCTTTGCGAATCAAATTGTCCGTTTTGCGATGAGTAATGGCTGGAAACCCTTGATGTTCAAGGGCCAGCACCGCATGGCAGCCTTTTTAGCACAGTCTCCCGGTCCAATCTATCGACGGGTTTTCCCTTGACCGAAAACCCGCCCGGAGCCACTCTGGCGGCACTTTTTCAATACCGATCCGGTAGCCAATTTTCGAGGAAAACCCAATGAGCGTTCGCGTCGGGATTGTCATGGACCCTATCGCCAGCATTTCCTATAAAAAGGATAGCTCGCTGGCCATGCTGCTGGCCGCGCAGAAACGGGGCTGGGAACTGTTCTACATGGAGCAGCGCGACCTGTATCAGGCCGAAGGTCAGGCCCGGGCACGCATGAAGCCGCTGAAAGTCTTCGCCAACCCGGAAAAATGGTTCGAACTGGACGCCGAGCAGGACAACCTGCTGAGTGATCTGGACGTGATCCTGATGCGCAAGGATCCGCCGTTCGACATGGAGTTCGTCTACTCCACCTACCTGCTGGAACAGGCCGAAACCGTCGGCGTGCTGGTGGTCAACAAGCCGCAGAGCCTGCGCGACTGCAACGAAAAGCTGTTCGCCACGCTGTTTCCGCAGTGCACGCCACCGACCATTGTCAGCCGTCGCCCGGATGTGCTGCGCGAATTCGCCGACCACCATGGCGACGTGATCCTCAAGCCGCTGGACGGCATGGGCGGTTCGTCGATCTTCCGCCACACCTCCGGTCACCCGAACCTGTCGGTGATCCTGGAAACCCTGACCCTGCACGGCAAGCAGCAGATCATGATTCAGGGCTACCTGCCGGCCATCGTCGATGGCGACAAACGCATCCTGATGATCGACGGCGAGCCGGTGGATTA harbors:
- a CDS encoding chemotaxis protein CheW, with amino-acid sequence MHERRHNARTSQLTGLLLPLADRSLILPNVAVAELIDYQASAFDLDTPPWYLGRVSWRERQIPLLSFESACGQKIVIGERARIVILNALGGLPQLKFIALLVQGIPRSYKLDSQLSYVDVPLCALEQAAVQVGEQVAKVPDLLGLEQLLVEAGLAH
- a CDS encoding Hpt domain-containing protein, translating into MGDRHDYVALEWVKGEIAETLRLAHQAIETVLDDPQVTPGLDECLAYIHQVHGSLQMVEFYGAALLAEEMEHLVEALQQGHIAHRDEALHLLLQAFGQLPIYLDRVQSARRDLPLVVLPLINDLRSARGDSLLSETSLFSPPLPDLPPLSAEALAALEPADLPNVLRKLRQMLQMALVGLLREQDDQTHLEYLAKVFQRLEALSADAPLSPLWQVASALVEGMREGAIANSPALRSLFKDADKELKRLLEQGLRGLNQPPPPELLKSLLFYIAKAEHPTGQMLTMKDRYSLDDALPDSAMVDEERARLAGPDRDAMRSVLAALCEELVRVKERLDLFVRSDRQHTSDLESLLAPLRQIADTLAVLGFGQPRKVIIDQLAVVLSLAQGQREPNDATLMDVAGALLYVEANLAGMVGTVEPESPEDARLPTTDLTQIHQIVIKEARICLQQAKDMIVDYIDADWDRQQLQPLPELLTQVRGALAMIPLSRAASLVEACNSFIREHLLLDPHQPGWQQLDNLADVITSLEYYLERLSDDPQAPNEQLLDVAQKSLASLGFFPHEPHVPLLDDVLSPSEALVMQDLQALDDPETVQSLADVLASPVSAVNPPALITPGSLMPPPADEEPVDDELREVFLEETDEVLEVLHEYLPRWSADTHDRAALTELRRAFHTLKGSGRMVRALILGELAWAVENLLNRVLEHSVEPGAQVQQLLTDTVLLLPELISEFATHRQRQRSDVDQLAARAHALAKGVEPLAAEDVDDVAALDPLLLEIFRNEAETHLASLNRFLDQAAEHVPLPASDELQRALHTLKGSASMAGVLPIAELAAPLDKLAREFKAHQLPLDLDEVELLLEAEGLFRVGLRQLKHDPLAPIVGAQSLIKRTETLLAERLEAILSAPSTGLRIKRDPQLINNFLAQGMDILLDAESLLQRWQQHPGERQELSALLDELTTLGEGAHLADLLPVDVLCEALLDLYGAVEESSLAVSDRFFHEAQNAHEALINMLDELAAGQEITPQPQRIRALHELLDESLDPTAMGLIRSDGSRTLSIHELGAATTELSHANAETAPDDEIVEIFLEEAVDILDSAGQALQRWLSDPDNAAPLSSLQRDLHTLKGGARMAEVDAIGDLAHELEGLYEGLVDRRYSYSEALGRLLHKGHDRLALLLEQLQAHQPLRPAQDLIETIRQFRQGASGTVETAQPAADHDSAAHDPELLEIFLEEGFDIIESSGAALQRWQAEPGNRQEVETLLRDLHTLKGGARMVEIGPIGDLAHELEYLYESLATGVLQPSAELFALVQRGHDRLAQMLDGVRAGQPCPPADRLINAIQNFSHPATPDTPPSLPLPAKTEPATPAADAGADMVKVSAELLDDLVNLAGETSIFRGRIEQQVSDAQTALNEMETTIERMRDQLRRLDTETQGRILSRQQVDAERLGYEEFDPLEMDRHSQLQQLSRALFESASDLLDLKETLERRNHDAENLLQQQGRINTELQEGLMRTRMVPFERMLPRLKRIVRQVAEELNKDVAFIIGNAEGEMDRNVLERMVAPLEHMLRNAVDHGLESAEVRLAAGKPAQGTITLDLTREGGDIVFDIRDDGAGVPLEAVRRKAIKRGLLAPDAELSDRDVLQFILQPGFSTAEKITQISGRGVGMDVVHEEVRQLGGTMSIDSVPGQGVHFRIRLPFTVSVNRALMVQCGEDQYAIPLNTIEGIVRVLPNDLEGHYRNDPPSYHYAGQRYELCYLGELLKTAPRPKLLGQSLPLPVLLVQCNDRHIAVQVDAMAGTREIVVKSLGPQFAAVQGVSGATILGDGRVVLILDLLAPIRAMQARVAQRPAHAEIDSEPQKPLLVLVVDDSVTVRKVTSRLLERHGMNVLTAKDGVDAMLLLEEHMPDLMLLDIEMPRMDGFEVATQVRNDERLQHLPIIMITSRTGQKHRDRAMAIGVNDYLGKPYQESVLLESIAHWSKKHA
- the pilG gene encoding twitching motility response regulator PilG, whose amino-acid sequence is MEQQSSALKVMVIDDSKTIRRTAETLLKNVGCEVITAIDGFDALAKIADHHPGIIFVDIMMPRLDGYQTCALIKNNSAFKATPVIMLSSRDGLFDKAKGRIVGSDQFLTKPFSKEELLDAIQAHVPGFAAVLPQ
- a CDS encoding methyl-accepting chemotaxis protein, whose translation is MTKAKTGKSAEGSRSRSQIIVLFIALIVFIMLLFANFAYLNTQANYDKQYIGHAGELRVLSQRIAKNATEAAAGKAAAFKLLSDARNDFAQRWGYLKKGDPATGLPPAPATVRPEMRAVQLDWERLLKNTDAILSSEQTVLSLHQVAATLAETVPQLQIEYEKVVEILLQRGAPAAQVAMAQRQSLLAERILGAVNTVLAGDENSQQAADAFGRDATRFGQVLNGMLQGNPALKVSQVEDRDARARLSEISELFQFVSGSVDEILETSPELFKVRESASNIFSLSQTLLDEASHLASGFENLAGGRNTDTIGGYVLGLLALASIILIGMVMVRETNRQLRETAEKNERNQNAIMRLLDEIEDLADGDLTVTASVTEDFTGTIADSINYSVDQLRDLVATINLTAGQVAAAVQETQATAMHLAQASEHQAQQISEASTAISDMAQSIDQVSANAAESSAVAERSVEIANKGNEVVHNTIHGMDNIREQIQDTAKRIKRLGESSQEIGDIVSLIDDIADQTNILALNAAIQASMAGDAGRGFAVVADEVQRLAERSSAATRQIETLVRAIQTDTNEAVISMEQTTTEVVRGARLAQDAGVALEEIEGVSKTLAALIQSISNAAQQQTSSAGQISLTMNVIQQITTQTSSGSTATAESIGNLAKMASQLRRSVSGFTLPSASATDKA
- a CDS encoding chemotaxis protein CheW, giving the protein MNESLTAFELLWQIDQRCRLLAADLPSQPGRQDRWSGIGFRLGEHWYVTPMGEVSEVLHEPRCTQLPGVKPWVKGVANLRGRLLPIMDLCGFFGHELSPLRKQRRVLVVEHNDVFAGLLVDEVFGLQHFEQDSFEPISISKRQGSKAEFVKGYFRREQNWRVFSLFALARSPVFMSVAI
- the gshB gene encoding glutathione synthase, with amino-acid sequence MSVRVGIVMDPIASISYKKDSSLAMLLAAQKRGWELFYMEQRDLYQAEGQARARMKPLKVFANPEKWFELDAEQDNLLSDLDVILMRKDPPFDMEFVYSTYLLEQAETVGVLVVNKPQSLRDCNEKLFATLFPQCTPPTIVSRRPDVLREFADHHGDVILKPLDGMGGSSIFRHTSGHPNLSVILETLTLHGKQQIMIQGYLPAIVDGDKRILMIDGEPVDYCLARIPAQGETRGNLAAGGRGEARPLTDKDRWIAAQVGPTLREKGLLFVGLDVIGEHLTEINVTSPTCIREIDNAFGTDIGGMLMDAIDKKLQAAGKKPQA
- the pilH gene encoding twitching motility response regulator PilH produces the protein MARILIVDDSPTEMYKLTGMLEKHGHEVLKAENGADGVALARQEKPDAVLMDIVMPGLNGFQATRQLTKDAETSHIPVIIITTKDQETDKVWGTRQGAKDYLTKPVEEDMLIKTLNNVLKG